The genome window CTTCTTTGGTAACATGCCCCACAAGAACCGTTGCAATGCCTCTGCCTTTGGCAATCCGCATGAACCTAGACGTACATTCCCTTACCTGGGCTACACTACCCGGCGCACTGGTAACTTCGGGAAGATACACCGTCTGAATGGAGTCGATGACAAGAAAATGCGGCTGGATCTGATCCACCGCTTCCTCTACACGTTCCATATTGGTTTCACACAGCACATACAACTCGGCAGAGAGTGCCCCGAGACGATCCGCCCGCAATTTGGTTTGCTTGACTGATTCCTCACCAGAAACATATAACACACGTAGACCCGAATGCGTCAAAGCATGAGACGTCTGCAACATCAACGTTGATTTACCGATACCTGGGTCTCCACCCACCAGAACGAGTGAACCTGGAACGATTCCGCCACCCAATACCCGGTTCAACTCGCCGATTCCAGTCTGTACACGCGGTTCCTGACCGCTATCTATATCTATGATAGGAAGCGGTTTATCTTTACTGTCAAACAGAGGAGAATTTCTCCCTTGTGTTTTGACCACCGTCTCTGTTTCTTCCACCATTGAATTCCATGACTGACAACCCGGACACTTCCCGTACCACTTGGGGGCTTCATAGCCGCATTCCGTACATTGAAACTTGGTTTTAACTTTGGCCACTTCAGCACTCCTATAATTTAGTTTTATAACAGCATTTTGCATTATTCGACGAATTTTGCCCAAACTCCCTGACGTGCAGGGTCACTAAAAGTTTACCATTGTTTGAGATTTTTCGTAAAGGATTATCGCAAACTTTACACATGTTCCTGACATAATCATGTCCGTCTTCTGTCCAAAATGCAAAAAATCCTCCCCGGCCGAAGCCGAGAAGGATTAACAATCAATACAAGCTTGAGTTCATTCTCCATAGCTTGTTACATATTATTTGGTTTCGATTTCCTCGTTAGAAGGAACAATCACGTCTTTTTTCGTTACTGACAGTGCACCGTTCTCTTCGTCAATGAGTAGTGAATCCCCTTTGGTTACGTTGCCTGTAAGCAACTCTTCAGACAATTTGTCCTCGATATGCTTCTGGATTGCCCGACGAAGCGGACGCGCACCGTAGGCTGGATCGAAGCCTGCTTTGGCAAGGAATTCCTTGGCATTGTCGGTAAGTTCGAAGTCAACCTCATATTCACGCAGCCGTTTGCGAAGCTCCTCACTCATGAGCGTAACAATCTCTGCAATGTGTTTCTGTTCCAGAGAGTGGAATACGATAATTTCATCAATCCGGTTAAGGAACTCTGGACGGAAGGATTTCTTCAGCTCATCCATGACTTTACCCTTCATGTTATCATAATCCGCACCTGCATCCACAACTGCTGTGAAACCAAGTGTCGAGTTACGTTTGATCGCTTCAGCACCCACGTTGGATGTCAGGATAATTAGCGTATTCCGGAAGTCAACAACGCGACCTTTGGAATCGGTCAGACGACCATCCTCAAGCACTTGCAGCAAGATATTGAATACTTCCGGATGTGCTTTCTCGATTTCATCGAGCAGGACAACGGAATATGGTTTGCGACGAACTTTCTCTGTCAGCTGGCCACCTTCTTCATATCCAACATATCCTGGAGGCGCACCGACGAGTCGGGAAGTCGAATGCTTCTCACCATACTCGGACATATCAATACGGATTACTGCATTTTCATCACCAAACATCGCTTCAGCCAGAGCACGAGCAAGTTCTGTTTTACCTACCCCTGTAGGACCGAGGAAGATAAATGAACCCATCGGACGTTTTGGATCTTTAAGTCCTGCACGCGCACGACGAACCGCACGACTGACCGACTTCACAGCCTCATCCTGGCCGATGACACGTTCATGCAGAATGGATTCCAGATTCATCAGGCGCTGTGTCTCTTCTTCTTTCAGCTTGTTCACCGGAATTCCTGTCCAGTTGGCTACCACTTGTGCGATATCCTCAGGTGTTACTTCGGAATCCGTGCGACCTTGTTTTTCTTTCCATTGGTTCTTCGTTACATCCAGCTCTTCACGGATTTTTTGTTCCGTATCACGCAGAGCGGCTGCTTTTTCGAACTCCTGGCTTTGAACTGCAGCGTCTTTTTCCTTGCGGATATCTTCCAGACGGCTCTCCAGCTGTTTCAGGTTTGGTGGGATCGTGTAAGAGTTCAATCTTACTTTGGAACCCGCCTCGTCAATCAGGTCAATCGCTTTGTCTGGCAGGAAACGGTCTGTGATGTAACGGTCAGACAGCTTAACCGCCTGCACAATCGCTTCGTCCGTAATTTTCACGCGGTGATGCGCCTCATAACGGTCACGCAAGCCGTGCAAGATCTGAATCGCTTCTTCCGGAGAAGGCTGATCTACAGTAATCGGTTGGAAACGACGCTCAAGCGCTGCATCCTTCTCGATGTATTTGCGATATTCATCCAGTGTTGTTGCACCGATACATTGCAATTCTCCACGGGCCAGAGCCGGTTTCAAAATATTAGAAGCATCGATGGCACCTTCAGCTCCGCCTGCGCCAATCAAGGTATGCAATTCGTCGATAAACAGGACAATGTTACCTGCTTGGCGAATCTCATCCATGATTTTTTTCAGACGATCTTCGAACTCACCACGATATTTGGTTCCAGCAACTACTGAACCCATATCCAGGGTCATTACACGTTTGTCGCGCAATGTTTCGGGAATCTCATTGGCAATGATTTTTTGTGCAAGGCCTTCAGCAATCGCTGTTTTACCTACACCTGGCTCACCGATCAATACCGGGTTGTTCTTCGTACGACGGCTGAGTACCTGGATGACACGTTCAATTTCTTTGCTACGTCCAATAACCGGGTCAAGGTTATTCTCTCTGGCGTATGCCGTGAGGTCACGTGCCAGACTGTCCAGCGTTGGTGTGCTGACATTGGCAGGTGTTCCATTATGGCTGGATACAGCTTCACTGCTGCCAAGCAACTGTAACACTTGTTGACGTGCTTTGTTCAGGCTGATACCCAGGTTATTGAGCACACGTGCTGCAACACCCTCGCCTTCACGAATCAATCCGAGCAGGATATGCTCTGTGCCTACATAGGTATGGCCCAATTTACGAGCTTCATCCATAGACAACTCAATTACTTTTTTCGCACGTGGCGTATATGCAATGTTGGTAGGCTGCTCTTGGCCACGGCCAATCAGCGTTTCTACTTCATCCTGAATTTTTTCCAATCCGAGTCCCAGGCCGATCAGTGCTTTGGCTGCGATGCCTTCGCCTTCACGAATGAGGCCGAGCAAAATATGCTCAGTACCGATGTTATTATGACCGAGACGGACAGCTTCTTCCTGCGCGAGTGCGAGCACCTTTTGGGCCCGTTCCGTAAATCTTCCAAACATCATATCTCCTGCACCTCCATGGTTTTGGATAAAACGAGGGGTTTCAAAACATCCCCGTCGTATTCTTCATATCATTTTTGTTTGCAGCCGTGCTGCGAATAAAGTCATTCGGCATCGTACATGCCTTATTATATAAAAGCCGCAATGCGGCATGAAACCATAATTCAATAAAATATCAGAGTAAGCTAGGACTGCTTCGCTGCATTGATCGTATCACGAATCAACTGAGCTCGATAGATGTCACGCTCATCTGTGCGCATATCTTCCCCGAATGTTTTCTGCAAAAATCCCGGCTGTGTCATCACATTCAACTCATTCATGACCGTGATCGACAGTCCATCCAACAAGCCGAGATCCACGCCAAGGCGTACATCCGATAAGCGCTGTGCTGCTTCCTTGGAATCAACAATAGCTGCATGAGACAATATGCCGTAAGAACGCATGACACGATCCGTAATTCGAAGTCTGGAGTCGGTAATTAACCGTTCTCTGGCTGTACGTTCATGACCAATCATCTGTAACACAACACCATGCAGGTTCTCGATGACTTCCTGTTCGGTCTGTCCCAGTGTAATCTGATTCGAGATCTGGAACAGGTTACCCATAGCTTCGCTGCCTTCACCGTATATGCCTCTTACAGTCAATCCCACTTGGGAAACTGCGGTTAAAATACGGCCAATCTGCTGCGTCATCACCAGGGCAGGCAGGTGCATCATGACAGATGCTCTGACACCTGTACCTACATTCGTAGGACAACTGGTTAAGTATCCTCTGCGATCATCAAAAGCATAATCCACGTGCGCTTCAAAAGCATCATCTATTGCGGAAGCTTTCTCCCAGGCTTCTTTCACCTGGAACCCCGGATAGAGGCACTGGATACGAAGATGATCCTCTTCATTAATCATAATACTGACAGACTCATCCTCACTGAGAATAACCGCACCATGTCTGGATTCATTCGCAAGACTTGGACTGATGAGATGTTTCTCCACCAGCACCCGTTTGTCGAGTTCGTCAATATCGATTAGATCCAAAGTATGAAAATCCCCAAAGGCATGAACATCGTCGTATTGAAGTACTTCGCTCAGCTTATTCAGTACCTCTTCCGATTGCTCATTGGAAGCCAGCATCGGAAACGGAACATGCTGAAGGTTGCGCGCAATCCGGACACGGCTGCTTATCACAATTTCGGAATCAGCCGCATCACTGCGCATCCAGTCGCTGAGCGCCTTCTCTGTAAAGCGCAGATTAGGCATTACGCATCCCTCCTACTCATGACAAACTTTACTCCTGAGCTATTCCTTTTTCAAGTTCTCGAATCTGGTCACGGATCTGAGCCGCCTCCTCAAATTCCTCTTGGGCGATGCTCTCTTGGAGCTCACGCTTCAGATCAGCAATTTGACGTTTCACCTTGATGCGACCACCAGCTCGTGCAGGTACTTTACCTACATGGGACGTACTACCATGAACCCGCTTGAACAAAGGGTCCAGACGGCTGTCAAAATATTTATAACATGAACTGCAGCCAAATCGGCCTATCTTACTGAATTGTGCGTACGTCATACCGCACTCTTCACACTGAAGTGCCTTTGCAGGTGGTGTTCCTGCCGATCCACTTTTGCCGGCTGGATCAAAATCAAGTAACCCGGACAACAAGTTGTGAATGGAAAATCCACCTGCTGTTCCAGGAATCATTTCCCCTTTTTCACGGGCACATGACTCACAAATATGGAATTCCGTCTTCTCTCCATTTACGATCTTCGTAAAATGCAGTGTCGCCGGACGTTTATTGCATTCTTGGCACAGCATAATGATGTACCTCCTTTGACCCCGATAGTTTTCATTTACCGAGCAAAGATATTAGCATCGCCTTTAACATTCTGGCACGAATTTGATCCCGGTAAGGAAGTTTGACCAATATAACCTCTCTAGATACAGCAGCTCGCATCAACCCAGCTTCACGCTTGCTCAAGAAACGTGCTTCTTCCAATTGATAAATCAAACCTTCGGCAGCTGTCTGCCCGATCTCATCACCAATACTATGGTGCAAATGGTTATGCAGAGCTGATTGGGCTGGTAATTCAATGCGCTGTATGCGAACATAACCACCACCGCCACGTTTACTCTCTACCAGGTATCCCTTCTCGAGTGTAAAACGTGTGCTGATGACATAATTGATCTGGGAAGGTACACATGAGAATTGATCTGCCAGATCATTACGCTGAATTTCAACCATTCCTTCGGGACTTTCATGCAAAATACTCTTCAGATATCGTTCGATAATATCAGAGATATTACGCATCCAATCATCCTCCACTGTCTGAAACGTTAAGTCAATAAGGACCCACACGCCCCCACAGAGTACACCTTCTCTACCCATTTAACCAATCAGGGAAACAGCGAATCTTGCTTCCACAGGAGTCAACAGGAGAGCGAAGGAAGCACGAAGGTCCTTTAATATTCCCTTGATCCTCCGATGAGATGAATCACGTATAGTGGCGATCATGCATCAGATTGTAGAAAGAAAGCTACTTAAGTATTAAACCTTTAGTTGACTTTGACTTTCTTTGACTTTATATACATTATAGCATATTTTGTGGGTTTGCCAAGTGGGGTCACTATTCATTTTTTACGATTTTACACGAAATATTCCCCAGACACAAAAAAACCTCTCCAAAATTGCTGGAGAAGTCCTTTTGTCTTTCAATTACGTCTTATTTGTATATAAGCTAATCCAGTTAAATCGAGTAGTGGAAGTAGTCATCAGAAGAAATCGAGTAAATAGGTTTCTCGTTCAGGAATCGCTTGTTCTAAAGCCTTGATAGCTGCGTTCGGTCCGTGAATTCTTCCCATTCGTGCCATTTCTGTTGGTCTGCGATATCCCATCAGCACCGCAGTAAGGGATTGAATATCTACCTTAATAGTCTGATCATCAGTAACTGGCTCCGAAGTTTTCCATATGGATGCTGTTCCATTCATTGCTACGTTCAATTGCCATACTCCTTCATTCCACGGAGCGTGGGAATCCTCTACCTGTAGAACAATCTGAACTGGTGAGTCCTGACTTGCAAATGGATATTGAGATATAAACTGTTCCACACTAACGATACGCGCCATAAAATAAGGTACGATCTCCTGCTGAATCCGTGGATTATCCAACTGGAAAGCAAGCGTATCACTGGCAGGTGCCTGTAACGTAACTTCCTGGATCATGGAATCATGGTTAGCAATAAAGGTCCATAGTCCTTGCCTAGCCTCTTCATTTAGATAGATAATCTCTTTAATGGTAAACTTATTTTCCTTAACCTCATATAAAAGATAACCTTGTGCTGCATTAGCTTCATCGTAATATACAGCCTTTTGGCTGCTTCCATTAACCAGAACTGAATTCTCCCACCTTGCATCGTCCCGTACCAGCGTTCCGTTATAGCGTTCAGCATAAGCACTGTATACTTGCTTTAATACACTGAGGCCCGGATCCCCACGCCGAATTGTTCCAGGTGTCGCTTTTTTCGAAGGCAAATGAGCAGTTGGCACTTTATACCGTTTAAATTCAACATATGTCTCCCATCCATACTTTCGATAGAAACCAAAAGAGAATGGATGCAAGAACGATATACTTTGTTTGTTACGATTCATTTCTTCCAACGCATGCTTGAGCAGACCCGCTACCCAGCCTTTGCGTCTATATTCTGGCCAGGTGGCTACACCCGCAATACCGCCCATCTCGAACGATCTACCATGAATATAGGTTTGAAAAGGAATAATGTGAAGTTTGGCTCCTAACTGCCCATCCTCATATACACCCCATATATCCTGTGACGAAAATTGACTCCGCCGTTTTTCTTTTTGTTCTTCACTCATTACTACTTGAAAAGCGTATTCGGAGAGTGCCATCGCCGGTTCAAAATCATCTACCGTCAATTTTTGAATTTCCATGTCTTCCTACACCTCATTCACTAGAGTTGTTATCAATCCATGATGGCCTGATATCTGATATATGTACCCCTTTGAGTGTGTCAGAGGATTCCTATAAAGTCAAATAAGAGATGCATGCGCATCCCTTAAAATAAACAAATAAAAACCACCACCGAATAACATCGGCAGTGGTTCTTCGCTTGGCGGCGTCCTACTCTCCCAGGACCCTGCGGTCCAAGTACCATCGGCGCTAGAGGGCTTAACGGTCGTGTTCGGGATGGGTACGTGTGGAACCCCTCCGCCATCGCCACCAAACGCATAGCTTACATTTCAGAGTTCGTTCTCTGAAAACTAGATTCGAAACGAAACATGCGAATTACAACTTGCTATTGGATAAGCCCTCGACCGATTAGTACTGGTCAGCTCCATGCATTGCTGCACTTCCACCCCCAGCCTATCTACCTCGTCGTCTTCAAGGGGTCTTACATACTGGGAAATCTCATCTTGAGGGGGGCTTCACGCTTAGATGCTTTCAGCGTTTATCCCGTCCGTACATAGCTACCCAGCGGTGCTCCTGGCGGAACAACTGGTACACCAGCGGTACGTCCATCCCGGTCCTCTCGTACTAAGGACAGCTCCTCTCAAATTTCCTACGCCCACGACAGATAGGGACCGAACTGTCTCACGACGTTCTGAACCCAGCTCGCGTACCGCTTTAATGGGCGAACAGCCCAACCCTTGGGACCTACTTCAGCCCCAGGATGCGATGAGCCGACATCGAGGTGCCAAACCTCCCCGTCGATGTGGACTCTTGGGGGAGATAAGCCTGTTATCCCCAGGGTAGCTTTTATCCGTTGAGCGATGGCCCTTCCATGCGGTACCACCGGATCACTAAGCCCGACTTTCGTCCCTGCTCGACTTGTAGGTCTCGCAGTCAAGCTCCCTTATGCCTTTGCACTCTTCGAATGATTTCCAACCATTCTGAGGGAACCTTTGGGCGCCTCCGTTACTCTTTAGGAGGCGACCGCCCCAGTCAAACTGCCCACCTGACACTGTCCCCGCACCGGATTACGGTACCAGGTTAGAACCTAGATACGATCAGGGTGGTATCCCAACGTTGCCTCCACGCAAGCTGGCGCTCACGCTTCAAAGGCTCCCACCTATCCTGTACAGATCGTACCCAAATTCAATATCAAGCTGCAGTAAAGCTCCATGGGGTCTTTCCGTCTTGTCGCGGGTAACCTGCATCTTCACAGGTATTAAAATTTCACCGGATCTCTCGTTGAGACAGCGCCCAAGTCGTTACGCCATTCGTGCGGGTCAGAATTTACCTGACAAGGAATTTCGCTACCTTAGGACCGTTATAGTTACGGCCGCCGTTTACTGGGGCTTCGGTTCACAGCTTCGGATTGCTCCTAACCACTCCCCTTAACCTTCCAGCACCGGGCAGGCGTCAGCCCGTATACTTCGCCTTACGGCTTCGCACAGACCTGTGTTTTTGCTAAACAGTCGCTTGGGCCTTTTCACTGCGGCCCCCTCGTGCTATTCACACTACCGGGGCACCCCTTCTCCCGAAGTTACGGGGTCATTTTGCCGAGTTCCTTAACGAGAGTTCTTCCGCGCGCCTTAGAATACTCTTCTCGCCTACCTGTGTCGGTTTGCGGTACGGGCACCTTCACCTGGCTAGAGGCTTTTCTTGGCAGTGTGAGATCATGACCTTCGCTACTACAATTTTCGCTCCCCATCACAGCTCAGCCTTAATGATGTGCGGATTTGCCTACACATCAGCCTTACTGCTTAGACGGACATCCATCAGTCCGCGTCACTACCCTACTGCGTCCCCCCATTGCTCATAACGGCTTACGGTGGTACAGGAATTTCGACCTGTTGTCCTTCGACTACGCCTTTCGGCCTCGCCTTAGGTCCCGACTTACCCTGAGCGGACGAGCCTTCCTCAGGAACCCTTAGGCTTTCGGCGGATCAGATTCTCACTGATCTTTTCGTTACTCATACCGGCATTCTCACTTGTATAATGTCCAGCGCTCCTTACGGTACACCTTCAACCCTTATACAACGCTCCCCTACCCCTGATGCAAAGCATCAAGCCATAGCTTCGGTGGTGTGTTTAGCCCCGTTACATTTTCGGCGCAGAGTCACTCGACCAGTGAGCTATTACGCACTCTTTCAATGGTGGCTGCTTCTAAGCCAACATCCTGGTTGTCTGTGCAACTCCACATCCTTTCCCACTTAACACACACTTGGGGACCTTAGCTGATGGTCTGGGCTGTTTCCCTTTTGACAATGGATCTTAGCACTCACTGTCTGACTCCCGGAAGTAAGTCTATGGCATTCGGAGTTTGACTGAGCTTGGTAACCCTTGCGGGCCCCGCACCCAATCAGTGCTCTACCTCCACGACTCTGTTTTCCGAGGCTAGCCCTAAAGCTATTTCGGGGAGAACCAGCTATCTCCGAGTTCGATTGGAATTTCTCCGCTACCCCCACCTCATCCCCGCACTTTTCAACGTGCGTGGGTTCGGGCCTCCAGTGCGTGTTACCGCACCTTCACCCTGGACAGGGGTAGATCACCCGGTTTCGGGTCTACGTCCACGTACTACATCGCCCTATTCAGACTCGCTTTCGCTGCGGCTCCGGCTCTTCACCTTAACCTTGCACGGGAACGTAACTCGCCGGTTCATTCTACAAAAGGCACGCCATCACCCCTAAAACGGGCTCTGACTTTTTGTAAGCACACGGTTTCAGGTTCTATTTCACTCCCCTTCCGGGGTGCTTTTCACCTTTCCCTCACGGTACTGCTTCACTATCGGTCGCTAGGAAGTATTTAGCCTTGGCAGATGGTCCTGCCGGATTCATACGGGGTTTCACGTGCCCCGCACTACTCGGGATCCGTCTCGGAGAGAATCAACTTTCAATTACAGGGCTTTTACCTTCTTTGGCGGGCCTTTCCAGACCTCTTCGTTTAACTGACTCCTTTGTAACTCCATGTGAGACGTCCCACAACCCCAAAGAGCAAGCTCTCTGGTTTGGGCTTCTCCGCGTTCGCTCGCCGCTACTGACGGAATCACTATTGTTTTCTCTTCCTCAGGGTACTTAGATGTTTCAGTTCCCCTGGTATGCCTCTACATAACCTATGTATTCAGTTATGAGTAACTGGAAATTACCCCAGCTGGGTTTCCCCATTCGGACACCCCCGGATCAAAGCTTGCTTACAGCTCCCCGAGGCAGTTTCGTTGTTCGCCACGTCCTTCATCGGCTCCTAGCGCCTAGGCATCCTCCGTGTGCTCTTAGTAGCTTAACCATATCGCTCCGGTTTCGATCGCTCGCTTCCCTTGTTTTGGACTGCGTCCAAAGCCAAAAGTCGCTCCCACTCGATACCATCGCAACAGCAATTAACTACCGTTTTTATTGAAACTTGTTATACACAAGTTCAGCTAAAAAGGAATGTTCTAATTCGCATTTACTTTCGTTTCGATATCTAGTTTTCAAAGAACAAGCCAAATAGATGAAATTGTTTGGTGGAGCCAAGCGGGATCGAACCGCTGACCTCCTGCTTGCAAGGCAGGCGCTCTCCCAGCTGAGCTATGGCCCCTCAAATTCCATCAAAACTGAACAAATGGATAAGTAACTGTGTTGCTGTTGCAGGTTCTAAGAACCTACATATTTGAATGTTTCCACTCGGGAAACGATTCTCCATAGAAAGGAGGTGATCCAGCCGCACCTTCCGATACGGCTACCTTGTTACGACTTCACCCCAATCATCTATCCCACCTTCGGCGGCTGGCTCCTTGCGGTTACCCCACCGACTTCGGGTGTTATAAACTCTCGTGGTGTGACGGGCGGTGTGTACAAGACCCGGGAACGTATTCACCGCGGCATGCTGATCCGCGATTACTAGCAATTCCGACTTCATGCAGGCGAGTTGCAGCCTGCAATCCGAACTGAGACCGGCTTTTTAGGATTCGTTCCACCTCGCGGCTTCACAGCCCGTTGTACCGGCCATTGTAGTACGTGTGTAGCCCAGGTCATAAGGGGCATGATGATTTGACGTCATCCCCACCTTCCTCCGGTTTGTCACCGGCAGTCACCTTAGAGTGCCCATCCGAAATGCTGGCAACTAAGATCAAGGGTTGCGCTCGTTGCGGGACTTAACCCAACATCTCACGACACGAGCTGACGACAACCATGCACCACCTGTCTCCTCTGTCCCGAAGGAAAGATACATCTCTGCATCGATCAGAGGGATGTCAAGACCTGGTAAGGTTCTTCGCGTTGCTTCGAATTAAACCACATACTCCACTGCTTGTGCGGGTCCCCGTCAATTCCTTTGAGTTTCAGTCTTGCGACCGTACTCCCCAGGCGGAGTGCTTAATGTGTTA of Paenibacillus sp. FSL R5-0517 contains these proteins:
- a CDS encoding protein arginine kinase is translated as MPNLRFTEKALSDWMRSDAADSEIVISSRVRIARNLQHVPFPMLASNEQSEEVLNKLSEVLQYDDVHAFGDFHTLDLIDIDELDKRVLVEKHLISPSLANESRHGAVILSEDESVSIMINEEDHLRIQCLYPGFQVKEAWEKASAIDDAFEAHVDYAFDDRRGYLTSCPTNVGTGVRASVMMHLPALVMTQQIGRILTAVSQVGLTVRGIYGEGSEAMGNLFQISNQITLGQTEQEVIENLHGVVLQMIGHERTARERLITDSRLRITDRVMRSYGILSHAAIVDSKEAAQRLSDVRLGVDLGLLDGLSITVMNELNVMTQPGFLQKTFGEDMRTDERDIYRAQLIRDTINAAKQS
- a CDS encoding GNAT family N-acetyltransferase, translating into MEIQKLTVDDFEPAMALSEYAFQVVMSEEQKEKRRSQFSSQDIWGVYEDGQLGAKLHIIPFQTYIHGRSFEMGGIAGVATWPEYRRKGWVAGLLKHALEEMNRNKQSISFLHPFSFGFYRKYGWETYVEFKRYKVPTAHLPSKKATPGTIRRGDPGLSVLKQVYSAYAERYNGTLVRDDARWENSVLVNGSSQKAVYYDEANAAQGYLLYEVKENKFTIKEIIYLNEEARQGLWTFIANHDSMIQEVTLQAPASDTLAFQLDNPRIQQEIVPYFMARIVSVEQFISQYPFASQDSPVQIVLQVEDSHAPWNEGVWQLNVAMNGTASIWKTSEPVTDDQTIKVDIQSLTAVLMGYRRPTEMARMGRIHGPNAAIKALEQAIPERETYLLDFF
- a CDS encoding ATP-dependent Clp protease ATP-binding subunit; amino-acid sequence: MMFGRFTERAQKVLALAQEEAVRLGHNNIGTEHILLGLIREGEGIAAKALIGLGLGLEKIQDEVETLIGRGQEQPTNIAYTPRAKKVIELSMDEARKLGHTYVGTEHILLGLIREGEGVAARVLNNLGISLNKARQQVLQLLGSSEAVSSHNGTPANVSTPTLDSLARDLTAYARENNLDPVIGRSKEIERVIQVLSRRTKNNPVLIGEPGVGKTAIAEGLAQKIIANEIPETLRDKRVMTLDMGSVVAGTKYRGEFEDRLKKIMDEIRQAGNIVLFIDELHTLIGAGGAEGAIDASNILKPALARGELQCIGATTLDEYRKYIEKDAALERRFQPITVDQPSPEEAIQILHGLRDRYEAHHRVKITDEAIVQAVKLSDRYITDRFLPDKAIDLIDEAGSKVRLNSYTIPPNLKQLESRLEDIRKEKDAAVQSQEFEKAAALRDTEQKIREELDVTKNQWKEKQGRTDSEVTPEDIAQVVANWTGIPVNKLKEEETQRLMNLESILHERVIGQDEAVKSVSRAVRRARAGLKDPKRPMGSFIFLGPTGVGKTELARALAEAMFGDENAVIRIDMSEYGEKHSTSRLVGAPPGYVGYEEGGQLTEKVRRKPYSVVLLDEIEKAHPEVFNILLQVLEDGRLTDSKGRVVDFRNTLIILTSNVGAEAIKRNSTLGFTAVVDAGADYDNMKGKVMDELKKSFRPEFLNRIDEIIVFHSLEQKHIAEIVTLMSEELRKRLREYEVDFELTDNAKEFLAKAGFDPAYGARPLRRAIQKHIEDKLSEELLTGNVTKGDSLLIDEENGALSVTKKDVIVPSNEEIETK
- a CDS encoding CtsR family transcriptional regulator, with amino-acid sequence MRNISDIIERYLKSILHESPEGMVEIQRNDLADQFSCVPSQINYVISTRFTLEKGYLVESKRGGGGYVRIQRIELPAQSALHNHLHHSIGDEIGQTAAEGLIYQLEEARFLSKREAGLMRAAVSREVILVKLPYRDQIRARMLKAMLISLLGK
- a CDS encoding UvrB/UvrC motif-containing protein, whose translation is MLCQECNKRPATLHFTKIVNGEKTEFHICESCAREKGEMIPGTAGGFSIHNLLSGLLDFDPAGKSGSAGTPPAKALQCEECGMTYAQFSKIGRFGCSSCYKYFDSRLDPLFKRVHGSTSHVGKVPARAGGRIKVKRQIADLKRELQESIAQEEFEEAAQIRDQIRELEKGIAQE